The Kroppenstedtia pulmonis genome has a segment encoding these proteins:
- the accD gene encoding acetyl-CoA carboxylase, carboxyltransferase subunit beta, whose amino-acid sequence MLKDLFRKQKKYATIPSEQAKRDIPEGIMQKCPSCGSIGFTKELEKNLKVCKSCEYHFSLSAPERIRITVDEGCFFEYDSDLLSEDPLSFPNYRNKLKQDMEKTELKEAVVTGEGTIGGFPAVIGVMDSRFRMGSMGSVVGEKIARAARQAATKGYPFILFSASGGARMQEGVLSLMQMAKTSAALEQLHRKRVLFVSVLTNPTTGGVSASFSSLGDINIAEPQALIGFAGRRVIEQTVREKLPEDFQTAEFLLKHGQLDQVVSRLELRDTLIQILDLHLSGRDHNE is encoded by the coding sequence GTGTTAAAAGACCTTTTCAGGAAACAAAAAAAATACGCGACGATTCCTTCTGAACAAGCCAAACGGGATATTCCCGAAGGGATTATGCAAAAATGTCCTTCCTGTGGATCCATCGGTTTTACAAAAGAACTGGAGAAAAATCTGAAAGTATGCAAATCCTGTGAGTATCATTTTTCTTTATCTGCTCCGGAACGGATTCGTATTACAGTGGATGAAGGCTGCTTTTTTGAATACGATTCAGATCTTTTATCAGAGGACCCACTCTCCTTTCCAAACTACCGGAATAAATTAAAGCAGGATATGGAGAAAACGGAATTGAAAGAGGCTGTTGTTACTGGGGAAGGTACCATAGGAGGCTTTCCCGCAGTGATCGGGGTAATGGACTCCCGCTTCCGTATGGGCAGTATGGGGTCGGTGGTCGGGGAAAAAATTGCCCGTGCCGCCCGTCAGGCTGCCACCAAAGGTTATCCCTTTATCCTGTTTTCCGCTTCCGGGGGAGCCCGGATGCAGGAAGGCGTTCTTTCTTTGATGCAGATGGCCAAAACAAGTGCTGCTTTGGAACAGTTGCACCGGAAACGTGTGCTGTTTGTATCCGTCCTGACCAATCCGACGACAGGTGGAGTATCCGCCAGCTTCTCTTCATTGGGGGATATCAACATTGCCGAACCACAAGCGCTTATCGGTTTTGCCGGACGGCGGGTCATTGAACAGACTGTTCGCGAGAAGCTTCCGGAAGACTTTCAGACGGCGGAATTTCTTCTCAAACATGGGCAACTGGATCAGGTGGTTTCCCGGCTTGAACTAAGAGATACTCTGATTCAGATCCTGGATCTGCACTTAAGCGGGAGGGACCATAATGAATAA
- a CDS encoding FadR/GntR family transcriptional regulator — MLPEAGSAKFKAMLQGIFRIIEADGLKPGDRIPSERELVCRLQAGRSTVREALRALELLGIITTRRGEGTFLQPYHSHSLIDILAFYILRDERTKDSLKEVRVILEVAAITRAVDRFTQEELENLEGIWVRMKNKVSQGGDPGDEIFDFHHHLVRAANNHLLLRIWYPVFQYAQTITGNYFLSEGQREDILGSYRSILNAIRRKDAKQAADCLQRSLSEHGWVGFSATT; from the coding sequence GTGTTGCCGGAAGCGGGCTCTGCCAAATTTAAAGCGATGTTGCAAGGTATTTTCCGGATCATTGAGGCGGATGGACTAAAGCCGGGAGACCGGATCCCCTCTGAAAGAGAGTTGGTCTGCCGGCTTCAGGCGGGCAGATCAACTGTCAGAGAAGCCCTTCGGGCCTTGGAGCTGTTGGGTATCATCACGACACGCCGAGGTGAAGGGACATTTTTGCAACCCTATCATTCCCACAGCTTGATCGATATACTTGCTTTTTATATCCTGCGGGATGAAAGGACCAAAGACAGCCTGAAGGAAGTCCGGGTGATTCTCGAGGTTGCAGCAATCACAAGAGCAGTGGATCGATTTACACAGGAAGAGTTGGAAAATCTCGAAGGAATATGGGTAAGAATGAAGAACAAGGTTTCCCAAGGCGGAGATCCCGGTGATGAAATATTTGATTTCCATCATCACCTTGTCCGTGCCGCAAACAATCACCTGCTCCTTCGAATATGGTATCCCGTCTTCCAGTATGCACAAACAATTACAGGAAATTATTTTCTTTCCGAAGGTCAGAGGGAAGATATTCTGGGTTCGTATCGATCCATTTTAAACGCTATTCGCCGCAAGGATGCCAAACAAGCGGCGGATTGCCTGCAACGCTCTCTCTCTGAACATGGGTGGGTGGGATTTTCCGCTACCACCTGA